The following proteins are co-located in the Maridesulfovibrio sp. genome:
- a CDS encoding [FeFe] hydrogenase, group A has translation MEGVEYSLYAPPVGVDADTVRFVRVDESKCEGCGACEEHCASGAIQAINDDGIHQIIDPVACMNCGQCLTNCPYGAIYEGVSFVDELAAKLKDPNTIVVSMPAPAVRYGLGECFGAPTGTYVGGKMHAALRKLGFDYIWDNEFTADVTIMEEGTELLNRVKSQGSKDVMPLPQFTSCCPGWVKFAETFYPDLIPNLSTCKSPIGMLGPLAKTYGAKETKTEGKKIYTVSIMPCIAKKYEGVRSELDDAGFDRDIDATINTRELAYMIKAAGIDFNSLPDEAPDPVLGESTGAATIFGNSGGVMEAALRLAYEVLSGTKIPSPDIKVVRTHEGINTADVHVPNFGTVKVAVASGLSNAAKLCDEVRAGKSPYHFIEIMTCPGGCVNGGGQPLDPEIRASLFRSTVAQINKRFRARKIKA, from the coding sequence ATGGAGGGTGTTGAGTACAGTCTTTACGCTCCTCCTGTGGGTGTTGATGCAGATACTGTCAGATTCGTGCGGGTTGACGAATCAAAATGTGAGGGTTGCGGTGCGTGTGAAGAGCATTGTGCAAGTGGTGCGATCCAGGCGATCAATGACGATGGAATTCATCAGATCATCGATCCTGTTGCTTGTATGAATTGCGGTCAGTGTCTTACCAACTGTCCGTATGGTGCCATCTACGAGGGTGTTTCATTCGTAGATGAGCTTGCTGCCAAGCTTAAGGATCCCAATACCATTGTTGTGTCCATGCCTGCTCCGGCTGTTCGTTACGGTCTTGGTGAATGTTTCGGTGCTCCTACCGGGACATATGTCGGCGGAAAGATGCATGCTGCATTGCGCAAACTTGGATTCGATTACATTTGGGATAACGAATTCACTGCTGACGTTACCATCATGGAAGAAGGTACCGAGCTTCTCAACAGAGTGAAAAGTCAGGGTTCCAAGGACGTAATGCCTTTGCCCCAGTTCACTTCTTGTTGTCCCGGCTGGGTAAAGTTCGCGGAGACCTTTTATCCCGACCTGATTCCCAACCTGTCCACCTGTAAATCACCTATCGGTATGCTTGGTCCCTTGGCTAAGACATATGGAGCAAAGGAAACAAAGACAGAAGGTAAAAAGATTTACACTGTTTCCATCATGCCCTGTATTGCCAAGAAGTACGAAGGTGTGCGCAGTGAACTGGATGACGCCGGATTTGACCGCGACATCGATGCTACCATCAATACCCGTGAGCTTGCTTACATGATCAAGGCAGCTGGTATTGATTTTAACAGCCTGCCTGACGAAGCTCCTGATCCGGTTCTTGGCGAATCAACCGGTGCGGCTACCATCTTCGGTAACAGCGGCGGGGTAATGGAAGCAGCTCTCAGGCTCGCTTACGAAGTGCTTTCCGGTACCAAAATTCCCAGCCCCGATATCAAAGTTGTCCGCACCCATGAGGGTATTAACACCGCTGATGTTCATGTTCCCAACTTTGGAACCGTGAAAGTCGCTGTTGCAAGCGGACTCAGCAATGCTGCCAAGCTTTGTGACGAAGTTCGTGCGGGTAAATCTCCTTATCACTTTATTGAGATTATGACCTGCCCCGGCGGTTGCGTTAACGGTGGTGGACAGCCTCTTGATCCTGAAATCCGGGCTTCCCTGTTCAGGTCTACCGTGGCTCAGATCAACAAGCGTTTCAGAGCCCGCAAAATTAAGGCATAA
- a CDS encoding sigma-54 dependent transcriptional regulator, translating to MRKMLVITRDGNRSEEIGELIDQIEEILTETSTESSSPEDDREVDTLFVDVESLQNKNKSMTKALEDLWKHYPSASIVVMANEEQTKVAVDAVKAGAFDYLTHPIEKEELGLVMEKVRESDVLQSELDYLRGQFWNDDSLEYVDTRSKSMRDVFAKIRQVAGTRTTVLLTGETGTGKSLIAKIIHAHSNRKDMPFISVHCGAIPDTLVESELFGHEKGAFTGAIRRKLGKFELAHEGTIFLDEIGTVSQSVQVKLLNAIQERIIQRVGGENDLSVDVRIIAATNEDMGQLCEEGKFRRDLFYRLNVFPIRIPPLRERREDIPRLSEGFIRQFNGLLNTEIKGIHPQVLDTLLEYDWPGNVRELENVIERACILETTEILQPDSFPPDLLDTQGEVVTSPVKTSLPLKEARQITVDRFEKQYLSSLLEQCNGIIKTTAEKAGITTRQLSKLMNRHGLKRTDFKNKK from the coding sequence ATGAGAAAGATGCTTGTGATTACCCGCGACGGGAACAGGTCGGAAGAAATCGGAGAGTTGATTGACCAGATTGAAGAAATTCTGACCGAAACATCTACAGAATCATCCAGCCCCGAAGATGACCGGGAAGTGGATACCCTTTTTGTAGATGTAGAATCGCTGCAAAATAAGAACAAATCAATGACAAAGGCCCTTGAAGACCTCTGGAAGCATTACCCTTCAGCCTCCATCGTGGTCATGGCCAATGAAGAACAGACCAAAGTAGCTGTTGATGCGGTAAAAGCCGGTGCTTTTGATTACCTGACCCATCCCATTGAAAAAGAAGAACTGGGACTGGTCATGGAGAAAGTCCGTGAATCCGATGTGCTGCAATCTGAATTGGACTATTTACGGGGACAATTCTGGAATGACGATTCACTTGAATATGTGGACACCCGCAGCAAATCCATGCGCGATGTATTTGCCAAAATCAGGCAGGTAGCAGGAACCCGCACAACTGTCCTGCTGACCGGTGAAACCGGAACCGGAAAAAGCCTCATTGCAAAAATTATCCATGCTCACAGCAACCGTAAGGACATGCCGTTTATCAGTGTTCACTGCGGAGCTATTCCTGACACTCTAGTAGAAAGCGAGCTCTTCGGTCATGAAAAAGGCGCCTTCACCGGCGCTATCCGCCGCAAACTGGGTAAATTCGAATTGGCCCACGAAGGCACAATTTTCCTTGATGAAATCGGTACAGTCAGCCAATCGGTACAGGTTAAGCTTCTCAACGCAATTCAGGAACGCATAATCCAGCGAGTCGGTGGCGAGAACGACCTTTCTGTCGATGTTCGCATCATTGCCGCAACAAACGAAGATATGGGCCAGCTCTGCGAGGAAGGAAAATTCCGTCGCGACCTTTTCTACAGGCTCAATGTATTCCCCATTCGAATCCCCCCATTACGAGAACGCCGAGAAGACATTCCCAGACTGTCCGAAGGATTCATCAGGCAGTTCAACGGTCTGCTGAATACTGAAATCAAGGGCATCCATCCTCAAGTACTGGACACACTGCTCGAATACGATTGGCCAGGAAACGTGCGGGAACTGGAGAATGTTATCGAGCGGGCCTGCATTCTGGAGACAACCGAGATTCTGCAGCCGGACAGTTTTCCTCCGGATCTGTTGGACACACAGGGAGAAGTGGTAACCTCCCCGGTCAAAACGAGCCTCCCTCTCAAGGAAGCTCGCCAGATAACTGTAGACAGATTTGAAAAGCAATACCTGTCCAGTCTTCTAGAACAATGTAATGGAATTATCAAAACCACAGCCGAAAAAGCTGGCATTACAACCCGGCAACTTAGCAAATTAATGAATCGGCACGGCCTCAAAAGAACCGACTTTAAAAACAAGAAATAA
- a CDS encoding GNAT family N-acetyltransferase, giving the protein MALEEDASVETQEVAIASGLTPDDVEQVLSMAAASGLFSSSEMTSAESMAWDSAYGNGNEPDTFLKATINRAGKDQVIGFICFGPIPYWPGNYEMYAIAVDPEFQRLGIGSALINEMNRLVDYDNGQSIFFETKTDRAFENARLFCEANNFIPEHRHIKQFIPEGGGIVYRYDLGSDTDELN; this is encoded by the coding sequence ATGGCTCTAGAGGAAGATGCATCTGTCGAAACGCAAGAGGTTGCAATCGCATCGGGACTTACCCCGGACGATGTTGAACAAGTTTTAAGCATGGCAGCGGCCAGTGGACTTTTTTCGTCCTCAGAAATGACCTCTGCTGAATCCATGGCATGGGACAGTGCATATGGAAATGGCAATGAGCCGGACACATTTCTAAAAGCTACAATAAATAGAGCCGGGAAGGATCAGGTTATCGGTTTTATTTGTTTCGGCCCCATTCCGTACTGGCCGGGAAATTATGAAATGTACGCTATTGCCGTCGACCCTGAGTTCCAGCGTTTAGGAATCGGTTCTGCTTTGATCAACGAGATGAACAGACTAGTTGATTACGATAACGGTCAATCCATCTTTTTTGAAACAAAAACAGACAGAGCCTTTGAAAACGCACGTCTCTTTTGTGAAGCTAATAATTTCATTCCAGAACACCGCCATATCAAACAGTTCATCCCGGAAGGCGGTGGAATTGTTTACCGGTATGATCTGGGGTCAGACACTGACGAACTCAACTAG
- the potA gene encoding spermidine/putrescine ABC transporter ATP-binding protein PotA translates to MANKVIKISDISKSYDGDIAVKQLSLSVEDGEFLTLLGPSGCGKTTMLRLLGGFEECDSGEIVLDGKPMTGIEPENRPVNTVFQSYALFPHMSVYDNVAFGLKIAGTPAADIASEVAKALKLVRLDEMGQRMPGELSGGQQQRVAIARAIVNKPRVLLLDEPMSALDYRLRKEMQKELKELQRTLGITFILVTHDQEEAFTMSDRVVVMNKGCIEQIGTPREIYENPSNLYVARFVGEINILDGIITEKKECSFNAEVEGVPVIVKSKRDFSVGDKIHVLLRPEDFRVEVMHEVNDDPELAEKFSKALLKGTVEHTYYKGATYDLDITLDDGKKILVSEFFDEDAETLYFHAGDRVAVGWFEGWEVVLPHEG, encoded by the coding sequence TTGGCGAACAAGGTTATTAAGATATCCGACATATCTAAATCATATGATGGGGACATAGCCGTAAAACAGCTGTCCCTGTCAGTTGAAGATGGTGAATTCCTGACTCTGCTGGGACCTTCCGGTTGCGGCAAAACTACAATGTTGCGTCTTCTGGGCGGTTTTGAAGAATGCGACAGCGGTGAAATCGTACTTGACGGTAAACCAATGACCGGCATTGAACCGGAAAACCGCCCGGTGAATACCGTTTTTCAAAGCTATGCCCTCTTCCCGCACATGTCGGTATACGACAATGTTGCCTTCGGCCTTAAAATAGCAGGTACTCCCGCAGCCGACATTGCCAGTGAAGTAGCAAAGGCTCTTAAACTGGTCCGCCTCGACGAAATGGGACAACGCATGCCCGGAGAACTTTCCGGAGGACAGCAGCAGCGCGTTGCCATCGCCCGTGCCATTGTCAACAAACCCCGCGTACTGCTTCTGGACGAACCCATGTCCGCCCTTGATTACCGCCTGCGCAAAGAAATGCAGAAGGAACTCAAGGAACTTCAGCGCACCCTCGGCATTACTTTCATACTTGTCACCCATGATCAGGAAGAAGCATTCACCATGTCTGACCGTGTGGTCGTCATGAATAAAGGATGCATTGAACAGATCGGCACTCCCCGCGAGATTTACGAAAATCCATCCAACCTCTACGTGGCCCGCTTTGTGGGGGAAATCAACATACTCGATGGCATCATCACCGAGAAGAAAGAATGCAGCTTTAACGCCGAAGTTGAAGGAGTCCCGGTCATCGTCAAATCAAAACGGGATTTCTCCGTGGGAGACAAAATCCACGTTCTGCTCAGGCCGGAAGATTTCCGGGTTGAGGTTATGCACGAAGTAAACGATGACCCGGAACTGGCTGAAAAATTCTCCAAAGCACTCCTCAAAGGTACCGTAGAGCATACTTACTACAAAGGTGCGACATACGACCTGGACATCACCCTTGATGACGGAAAAAAAATTCTGGTTTCGGAGTTCTTTGATGAAGATGCCGAAACCCTCTACTTCCACGCCGGAGACCGCGTAGCAGTCGGCTGGTTTGAAGGCTGGGAGGTGGTCCTGCCCCATGAAGGATAA
- the potB gene encoding spermidine/putrescine ABC transporter permease PotB has protein sequence MKDKRLFKRFIIGGVLGWITLFGILPTVMLLCVSFMTRNTEDLIAPFFSLESYFRLFEPALGTMLVQSLLMAGTATFLCLLIGYPFAYIAARASKETSRLMLMLVMIPFWTNTLIRTYAMVAVLKADGILNKTLMFLGLIDAPIKIMYTQSAVFIGLVYTLLPFMILPLYAAIEKLDHRLLESARDLGAGRWLAFRKITIPLTMPGIVSGCMLVFLPALGMFYIPDVLGGARTMLLGNYIRDQFLTARDLPMGSAASIAMTLMMGLMLALYYRSMRRSGRRLKI, from the coding sequence ATGAAGGATAAACGCTTGTTCAAACGTTTTATCATCGGGGGAGTTTTGGGCTGGATTACATTGTTCGGCATTCTGCCCACTGTGATGCTTCTGTGTGTAAGCTTCATGACCCGTAATACTGAGGATCTTATTGCTCCGTTTTTTTCACTGGAAAGCTATTTCCGCCTTTTCGAACCGGCGCTGGGAACCATGCTTGTGCAATCATTGCTTATGGCGGGAACTGCTACATTTTTATGCCTGCTCATCGGCTACCCGTTTGCATACATTGCAGCCCGGGCTAGTAAAGAAACGTCCCGGCTTATGCTTATGCTGGTTATGATCCCGTTCTGGACCAACACCCTGATCAGGACCTATGCCATGGTTGCTGTTCTCAAAGCTGACGGCATCCTGAACAAGACACTTATGTTTCTCGGCCTGATAGATGCGCCCATCAAGATCATGTACACCCAGTCCGCCGTATTTATCGGACTGGTCTACACCCTGCTTCCATTCATGATCCTGCCGCTATACGCTGCAATTGAGAAGCTCGACCATCGTCTTCTGGAGTCCGCAAGAGACCTTGGAGCAGGCAGATGGCTTGCATTCAGAAAGATAACCATACCGCTGACCATGCCGGGAATAGTATCCGGATGCATGCTGGTATTTCTTCCCGCACTGGGAATGTTTTATATCCCCGATGTCCTCGGCGGAGCGCGGACAATGCTGCTTGGCAACTATATCCGTGACCAGTTCCTTACTGCAAGAGACCTGCCCATGGGATCAGCGGCTTCCATTGCCATGACACTGATGATGGGGCTTATGCTGGCCTTATATTACCGCAGCATGCGCCGCTCAGGCAGGAGACTCAAGATATGA
- the potC gene encoding spermidine/putrescine ABC transporter permease PotC: MNKFIKSLYVGLVYTFLYLPLAVMAVYSFNASKYSLSWKGFTLKWYGKLLANSTLIDAALRSMTIALISATIACLIGTLAAFMLHQYRFKGRGAVFGSIFVMMMSPDIVIGISLLVLFMGAGLTLGFWTLLMGHVTLCVPFVTATVYSRFKGFDRTVVEAARDLGANEYLVFKKIIVPMALPGLMAGWLLSFTLSLDDVIISFFTTGPTYEVLPLRIYSMVRLGIKPDVNALSVVMIGITVVAVILSRRLLKEKK, encoded by the coding sequence ATGAATAAATTCATCAAGTCTCTGTATGTCGGGCTGGTTTACACTTTCCTTTACCTGCCTCTGGCTGTAATGGCGGTGTACTCTTTCAATGCGTCCAAGTATTCGCTTTCATGGAAGGGATTCACGCTCAAATGGTACGGCAAGCTGCTCGCCAATTCCACTTTGATTGATGCGGCATTGCGGTCCATGACCATAGCACTGATCTCGGCCACAATTGCATGCCTGATCGGAACACTTGCCGCCTTCATGCTGCATCAATACCGATTTAAAGGACGCGGGGCTGTTTTCGGCAGTATATTTGTAATGATGATGTCCCCTGACATTGTCATCGGGATTTCACTGCTGGTGCTGTTCATGGGGGCCGGGCTTACGCTGGGATTCTGGACGCTGCTTATGGGACACGTGACCTTATGCGTTCCCTTCGTCACCGCAACTGTTTATTCCCGATTCAAGGGATTCGACAGGACCGTGGTTGAAGCTGCCCGTGATCTGGGTGCAAACGAATATCTGGTCTTCAAAAAGATTATCGTCCCCATGGCCCTGCCCGGACTGATGGCCGGATGGCTGCTTAGCTTCACGCTCTCACTGGATGACGTGATCATCAGCTTTTTCACAACAGGTCCGACCTATGAAGTTTTGCCCCTGCGAATCTACTCCATGGTCCGCTTAGGAATCAAACCTGATGTAAACGCACTCAGCGTGGTAATGATCGGGATAACTGTTGTCGCCGTCATTTTATCACGGCGTCTGCTCAAGGAGAAAAAATAA
- a CDS encoding extracellular solute-binding protein, protein MKKILLALAMVLFYCVPTYAGSGELYLYIWSEYIPDEVVENFTKETGIKVHMSNYDSNEAMYTKVKLAGEGYDLVVPSSDYVSLMRRQNLLLPLDKSKLSNFSYLAPKFTNQSFDPENIYSIPYMWGSTSIVVNTALLGNDTVNSIADLWKPELKGKLLLPNEPREVFALALKLLGYPLNETDPAHIEEAYQKLKSLIPSVRVFDSDSPKQALLAGEVAVGVVFNGEAFIANQENPDIKYVYPPEGYNLWVDSLCIPKGAKNIEEAHAFLNYLLRPDVATIISTEMGYSTPNDAAMKLIPKKVRNNHIVYPSNEVIERGEFQDYLGESMKLYDEYWVKLKTD, encoded by the coding sequence ATGAAAAAAATACTGTTGGCGCTTGCCATGGTTCTGTTCTACTGCGTGCCCACCTATGCCGGAAGCGGTGAACTCTATCTCTACATCTGGTCTGAATATATACCGGATGAAGTTGTGGAAAACTTCACCAAAGAAACCGGCATCAAGGTCCATATGTCCAACTACGACAGCAACGAAGCTATGTACACCAAGGTTAAACTGGCCGGAGAAGGATACGACCTGGTTGTTCCCTCCTCTGACTATGTCAGCCTTATGCGCCGTCAAAATCTACTGCTGCCGCTGGACAAAAGTAAACTGAGCAACTTCAGCTACCTTGCCCCCAAGTTCACAAACCAGTCCTTTGACCCGGAGAACATTTACTCCATCCCGTATATGTGGGGATCAACATCTATTGTAGTGAACACCGCCCTGCTCGGCAACGACACTGTAAACTCCATCGCGGATCTCTGGAAACCGGAGCTCAAAGGTAAACTGCTCCTGCCTAACGAACCGCGTGAAGTCTTCGCTCTTGCCCTGAAGCTGCTCGGTTATCCTTTGAACGAAACCGACCCTGCCCACATTGAGGAAGCATATCAGAAGCTGAAAAGCCTGATTCCAAGTGTTCGTGTTTTCGATTCAGACTCCCCCAAGCAGGCTCTGCTTGCCGGTGAAGTCGCCGTGGGCGTGGTCTTCAACGGTGAAGCATTTATCGCCAATCAGGAAAATCCCGACATTAAGTACGTGTACCCTCCTGAAGGATACAACCTCTGGGTAGATTCCCTGTGCATTCCCAAGGGAGCCAAAAATATTGAAGAAGCACACGCTTTCCTCAACTACCTGCTGCGCCCTGATGTCGCTACCATAATCTCTACTGAGATGGGTTACTCCACACCCAATGACGCTGCTATGAAACTTATCCCGAAAAAAGTGCGTAACAACCACATCGTTTACCCTTCAAATGAAGTAATCGAACGCGGTGAGTTTCAGGATTATTTAGGCGAGTCCATGAAATTGTACGATGAATACTGGGTTAAGTTGAAAACCGACTAA
- a CDS encoding acyltransferase produces the protein MGIIRLLLAIAVCNSHFELTALPMVDGHEAVLTFFAVSGFYMAMILGERKESPASFYKSRILSLYPMYLFAVVVSAAILFLLDAHPLISRAQMMEIISNPWGVIILLWTSVCVVGQELLFSLGTSGGGSVHFISGDMPSIYNHVFLVQAWSLSLEIIFYCLAPFLVILKDKTLIVLSIGSLLLRVLIVVTPLSEQSFFLRFFPADFWLFGFGIISYRFYRGLSKKVSPADYLAFIALIVLVMIAGGVSSIYEPFFLPMGALILQPFIFRAFQFLVLDCIVGKVTYPFYLLHYAVIGLFEEYADDPLGWHIFAVSMAAALVAFLFFSPGIGVLKSKVRRRSSVNPILGTA, from the coding sequence TTGGGAATAATACGGTTGTTACTTGCCATTGCTGTCTGCAATTCTCATTTTGAATTGACTGCGCTGCCAATGGTCGACGGACATGAGGCGGTGCTGACATTTTTTGCAGTGTCAGGCTTTTACATGGCTATGATTCTGGGTGAGAGAAAAGAAAGCCCGGCCAGTTTCTATAAGAGTCGCATATTGTCGCTTTATCCCATGTATTTATTTGCAGTGGTGGTAAGTGCGGCAATTCTTTTCTTGCTTGATGCCCATCCGCTGATAAGTCGCGCCCAGATGATGGAAATTATTAGTAATCCATGGGGAGTGATTATACTTCTTTGGACTTCTGTGTGCGTTGTTGGGCAGGAATTGCTGTTCAGTCTGGGGACTTCCGGGGGCGGATCTGTGCATTTTATAAGCGGGGATATGCCCAGCATATATAATCATGTGTTTCTGGTGCAGGCGTGGTCTCTTTCGCTTGAAATTATTTTTTATTGTCTGGCACCATTTCTTGTCATATTGAAAGATAAGACCTTGATTGTTTTGAGTATCGGAAGTCTCTTGTTAAGAGTCCTGATCGTTGTAACTCCGCTTTCAGAACAAAGTTTTTTCCTGCGCTTTTTCCCTGCTGATTTCTGGCTGTTCGGGTTCGGTATTATTTCCTACAGGTTTTATCGCGGTCTTTCGAAAAAAGTATCTCCGGCAGATTATCTGGCATTCATAGCTTTAATTGTTCTAGTGATGATCGCCGGTGGAGTCAGCAGTATTTATGAACCCTTCTTCCTTCCCATGGGAGCTTTGATTCTTCAGCCGTTCATTTTTCGGGCTTTTCAGTTTCTTGTTCTGGATTGCATCGTGGGGAAAGTCACCTATCCCTTTTATCTGTTGCACTATGCCGTGATAGGTCTTTTTGAGGAGTATGCAGATGATCCTCTGGGATGGCATATCTTTGCAGTTTCAATGGCTGCGGCACTGGTAGCTTTCTTATTCTTCAGCCCCGGTATAGGTGTTTTGAAATCTAAAGTAAGGAGGCGGAGTTCGGTCAATCCGATTCTTGGAACTGCGTGA
- a CDS encoding YkgJ family cysteine cluster protein, with product MASRQKIRQKKSRKRKATPNATKQNINLAHTLSQHEALALKTAEERRKEFVERLSVKTTGSGIQPFKELMQESYSLFGSMLDDITLDPPLACKRGCIYCCINQVSLTEPEALYLGFHLLETRSPEELQILKDRTKKLLTELKGKSRQEIGMERHLHPCLFMEGETCSIYAARPFVCRGWNSVNADMCKHSNQTGDALAPIENHPLPRIIADSIQVGILNGAKETGLETGYLLLPRAVYLLLESGAENIEDLTENWLNGKAFFTSNITI from the coding sequence ATGGCTTCCAGACAAAAAATTCGGCAGAAGAAATCCAGAAAAAGAAAAGCAACGCCTAATGCGACCAAACAGAATATAAACTTAGCGCATACACTATCTCAACATGAAGCTCTTGCATTAAAAACAGCTGAAGAAAGACGCAAAGAATTTGTAGAAAGACTCTCCGTAAAAACAACGGGCAGCGGAATCCAGCCGTTCAAAGAGCTTATGCAGGAGTCCTATTCACTTTTCGGTTCAATGCTTGATGATATAACCTTGGATCCGCCACTGGCGTGCAAAAGAGGATGTATTTATTGCTGTATCAATCAGGTGTCCTTAACTGAACCGGAAGCACTGTACCTTGGCTTTCATCTACTTGAAACCCGAAGCCCGGAAGAGCTTCAAATTCTTAAAGACAGGACTAAAAAACTGCTCACAGAGTTGAAAGGTAAAAGTCGCCAAGAAATCGGGATGGAAAGACACCTGCACCCTTGCCTTTTCATGGAAGGTGAGACTTGCTCTATATATGCTGCCCGACCTTTTGTCTGCCGGGGCTGGAACTCAGTTAATGCAGACATGTGCAAACACAGCAACCAAACCGGTGACGCCCTCGCACCGATCGAAAACCACCCACTGCCACGAATCATTGCAGACAGCATTCAAGTAGGGATTCTAAACGGGGCAAAAGAAACAGGCCTCGAAACGGGCTACCTGCTTTTACCTAGAGCGGTATATCTATTATTGGAAAGTGGAGCTGAAAATATTGAAGATCTGACTGAAAACTGGCTGAACGGGAAAGCATTTTTTACTAGTAACATAACGATCTAA
- a CDS encoding site-specific integrase — protein MEKEPNRAAASIMLMALYTGMRKGEIYRLQWQHVDFERGFILIHAPKGGIDQRIPINTPARNVLEDQYTRSGNSEWVFPGRFKGHVKDMREPFERIRTNAGLPKDFRPMHGLRHVFASTLASSGKVDMYTLQKLLTHKTPAMVQRYAHLRDDAMQRASEVAGDMYRAMQKKTHA, from the coding sequence ATAGAAAAGGAACCGAACAGAGCAGCAGCCAGCATTATGCTTATGGCCTTATACACAGGCATGCGTAAGGGCGAGATTTACAGATTACAATGGCAGCATGTAGACTTCGAGCGCGGTTTTATCCTGATCCACGCACCCAAGGGCGGAATTGATCAGCGTATCCCAATAAACACCCCGGCCAGAAACGTTCTCGAAGATCAATACACCAGAAGCGGTAATTCTGAATGGGTGTTCCCCGGTAGATTCAAAGGACACGTCAAAGACATGCGCGAACCTTTTGAACGCATCCGCACCAATGCGGGGCTGCCCAAAGACTTCCGGCCCATGCACGGACTACGTCATGTCTTCGCTTCCACTCTTGCCAGTTCCGGGAAGGTAGATATGTACACCCTGCAAAAGCTTCTCACCCACAAAACGCCAGCCATGGTTCAAAGATATGCCCATTTACGGGATGACGCCATGCAGCGGGCCAGTGAGGTTGCTGGGGATATGTATAGGGCGATGCAGAAGAAGACTCACGCTTAA
- a CDS encoding HAMP domain-containing sensor histidine kinase, with translation MLRLLTKIRHKIYLAVIILIILFFVLFIIQNTEQIQIAFLFWTIPISRALVLLGTLLIGILIGTIATIVKGIWDQKATSTSDVEKSKLQNKILEQDDVITDMQSERLKFKLSLEEFDTKSQNAIDRIDGYKKKQRITDAELTISIADLDDANQSISVLKTEIDRLHEEIEARELIEKMIQHDLRSALIASASLPESVLSDPNLTDKQKIIVRLIRDSGEKMLEILDSSLTLYRIEEGTYAKEFTTVNLFKIITTIVERIASSHSNYEHEISITCMDADGAESDIFPVTGDKFLLYSIFMNLLTNALEASPQGKPISVILSKNKYCSIAISNYGSVPESIRDTFFNKMVTSGKEFGTGLGTYLAMMMVKAQNGNIELNSSNPEMTTIYVHLPKT, from the coding sequence ATGCTAAGACTTCTAACAAAAATCAGACATAAGATATACTTAGCTGTCATTATATTGATAATTCTTTTTTTCGTATTGTTTATCATCCAAAATACTGAGCAGATTCAGATCGCGTTCTTATTCTGGACTATTCCAATATCACGTGCATTAGTACTTTTGGGAACCTTACTCATTGGTATTCTTATTGGAACAATTGCGACTATAGTGAAAGGTATATGGGACCAAAAAGCAACGTCAACAAGTGATGTGGAAAAATCCAAACTCCAAAATAAGATTTTGGAGCAGGATGATGTGATCACAGATATGCAGTCTGAACGGCTCAAATTCAAATTAAGTCTTGAAGAATTTGATACAAAATCTCAAAATGCCATAGATCGGATTGATGGTTATAAGAAAAAACAACGTATCACAGATGCCGAATTAACAATAAGTATTGCTGATCTGGATGATGCAAACCAATCTATCTCTGTACTCAAAACCGAAATAGACCGTTTACATGAAGAAATCGAAGCGAGAGAATTAATAGAGAAAATGATCCAGCACGATCTCAGAAGTGCTTTGATAGCTTCAGCATCATTACCAGAATCAGTTCTTTCTGATCCCAACTTAACTGACAAACAAAAAATCATTGTACGACTGATACGGGACAGTGGGGAAAAAATGCTTGAGATACTTGATTCAAGCTTAACACTTTATCGGATAGAAGAAGGAACTTATGCAAAAGAATTTACGACTGTAAACCTATTCAAAATAATCACAACTATTGTCGAACGTATCGCTAGTTCCCATTCAAATTACGAACATGAAATTTCAATCACCTGCATGGACGCTGATGGCGCTGAAAGTGATATTTTCCCAGTAACTGGAGATAAATTTCTTCTCTACAGCATCTTCATGAACCTACTTACAAATGCATTAGAAGCTTCTCCTCAAGGAAAGCCAATTTCAGTTATTCTTAGTAAAAACAAATATTGTTCCATCGCTATTAGTAACTACGGATCAGTGCCAGAAAGCATAAGAGACACTTTTTTCAACAAAATGGTTACATCAGGCAAAGAATTCGGAACTGGATTGGGAACATACTTAGCCATGATGATGGTCAAAGCTCAAAATGGCAATATTGAATTGAACAGTTCTAACCCCGAAATGACAACTATATATGTCCATCTGCCAAAGACCTAA